A genomic stretch from Sulfurimonas sediminis includes:
- the hpf gene encoding ribosome hibernation-promoting factor, HPF/YfiA family codes for MNISMTGRNVELTDALKEHISASIETLKKFNLDIISVNVVVSTQTKKGKEHAIVEFVINLAHKNTIVIKQNDEDAYAAIDLATNRAQKSLRRLHDKVTDHQKVGLNEVKAEEVDVKAAAEAMEDEIIPVELELYKPREVEDVLEDLKNSDKTFEIFLDNENKTRVLFKMGNKKFGLY; via the coding sequence ATGAATATCAGCATGACAGGAAGAAATGTAGAACTTACTGATGCTTTAAAAGAGCATATTTCAGCTTCTATCGAAACACTAAAAAAATTTAATTTAGATATTATTTCGGTAAATGTTGTTGTCTCTACACAGACAAAAAAGGGCAAAGAACATGCTATTGTTGAGTTTGTCATCAATCTTGCACATAAAAACACTATAGTAATCAAGCAAAATGATGAGGATGCCTATGCTGCAATTGATTTAGCAACAAACAGAGCACAAAAATCACTCCGCCGTCTCCACGACAAAGTAACTGACCACCAAAAAGTCGGTTTAAATGAAGTTAAAGCTGAAGAAGTCGATGTAAAAGCTGCTGCAGAGGCAATGGAAGATGAAATCATTCCGGTAGAGCTTGAACTCTACAAGCCTCGTGAAGTCGAAGATGTTTTGGAAGATCTTAAAAACAGTGATAAAACATTTGAAATCTTTTTAGACAATGAAAACAAAACACGTGTTCTTTTTAAAATGGGGAACAAAAAATTCGGACTCTATTAA
- the recG gene encoding ATP-dependent DNA helicase RecG, with protein MNLSKDEEAKFRKLGINSVLELALRVPHTYEDYRLHEKLLPQKAQLIDATVESVYKAPNSIQITFFAHNLGHTVQGVLFRPKSYMLHQFKAGERDYYYGVIDCKQGHCSMSMPKKVAKVGTITPKYKTALRSDVMQRLVQSCLTKENLLHVKLREDIAEELLALHFPTDEFLQNKEYSEKTFQALKYTELFSYMQMLAGKRRYFQALSSHSKEYKSWCKTLPFILTDEQLKAIDDIYLDLKKDVAAKRMVVGDVGSGKTMVILAAAYMNMPNRSVLMAPTTILANQLFEEAQKHLPQLKITLVTNKTKKRDLSQYDFIIGTHALLYRELPQASLIMVDEQHRFGTLQRNMLEKLVTEQELKPHFIQFSATPIPRTQAMIESAHIDVSLITTTPFTKDIDSKVIHKSDFQSLLLHVKAEIAKNNQVLLVYPLVQQSEAFDYQSIDEARGYWERNFDNVYVTHGKDKDKEQVLLDFREKGNILIATTVVEVGISLPRLSTVVIVGAERLGLSTLHQLRGRVSRTGLKGYCFLYTNKKKSERLEEFIHTKSGFDIANLDLKFRKSGDLLKGISQSGSQFNWVDFAQDEKIVKMVKKDLKAVSKP; from the coding sequence ATGAATTTATCAAAGGATGAAGAGGCGAAGTTTCGTAAGCTTGGGATTAATTCTGTTTTGGAACTTGCCTTACGGGTGCCTCATACCTATGAAGATTACAGACTTCATGAAAAATTACTTCCGCAAAAAGCACAGCTCATAGATGCGACGGTTGAGTCTGTTTATAAAGCTCCAAATTCTATTCAAATTACTTTTTTTGCGCACAATCTCGGACATACTGTTCAGGGAGTGCTTTTTCGTCCCAAGTCTTACATGCTACATCAGTTTAAAGCAGGGGAACGGGATTATTATTATGGTGTGATAGACTGCAAGCAGGGACACTGTAGTATGAGTATGCCGAAAAAAGTCGCTAAAGTAGGGACGATTACCCCAAAATATAAAACGGCACTCAGAAGCGATGTTATGCAACGGCTTGTACAGAGTTGTCTTACAAAAGAAAACCTGTTACATGTAAAGTTGCGTGAAGATATTGCCGAGGAGCTGTTAGCACTTCATTTTCCAACAGATGAATTTTTACAAAATAAAGAGTACAGTGAAAAAACATTTCAGGCGTTAAAATACACGGAACTTTTTTCCTATATGCAGATGCTAGCCGGAAAAAGACGTTATTTTCAGGCGCTCTCTTCACACTCAAAAGAGTATAAGTCATGGTGTAAAACGCTCCCTTTTATATTGACTGATGAACAGTTAAAAGCTATAGACGATATTTATCTGGATTTGAAAAAAGATGTAGCGGCAAAACGTATGGTTGTGGGAGATGTAGGGAGTGGAAAAACAATGGTTATTTTGGCTGCTGCCTATATGAATATGCCAAATCGTTCAGTGCTTATGGCTCCGACAACCATTTTGGCAAATCAGCTCTTTGAAGAAGCCCAAAAACATCTGCCCCAATTAAAAATTACGCTTGTCACAAATAAAACAAAAAAAAGAGATTTAAGTCAATATGATTTTATTATAGGTACTCATGCACTTTTATACAGAGAATTGCCACAAGCTTCACTTATCATGGTGGATGAACAGCATCGATTTGGTACATTACAGCGCAATATGCTGGAAAAACTCGTAACCGAGCAGGAATTAAAACCGCATTTTATTCAGTTTTCAGCCACTCCGATTCCAAGAACACAGGCGATGATAGAGAGTGCACATATAGATGTGAGCCTCATTACTACCACACCTTTTACTAAAGATATAGATTCCAAAGTGATTCATAAAAGTGACTTTCAATCCTTACTGTTACATGTAAAGGCTGAAATAGCAAAAAACAATCAAGTGTTGTTAGTGTATCCTCTGGTACAGCAGAGTGAAGCGTTTGATTACCAGAGTATAGATGAAGCACGGGGCTACTGGGAAAGAAATTTTGACAATGTTTATGTGACGCATGGGAAGGACAAAGACAAAGAACAGGTACTGCTTGATTTTCGAGAAAAAGGCAACATATTGATAGCGACCACTGTTGTGGAAGTCGGTATATCGCTGCCTCGTTTGAGCACTGTTGTTATAGTGGGAGCAGAGCGTTTGGGACTCTCAACACTGCATCAGCTTCGTGGACGGGTGAGCCGTACCGGTTTAAAAGGCTACTGCTTTTTATATACCAACAAAAAAAAGTCTGAGCGTTTAGAGGAATTTATACATACAAAAAGCGGATTTGACATAGCAAATTTGGATTTGAAGTTTCGAAAAAGCGGTGATTTGCTCAAGGGGATTTCTCAAAGTGGAAGCCAGTTTAATTGGGTAGATTTTGCACAAGATGAAAAAATAGTTAAAATGGTAAAAAAAGATTTAAAAGCTGTTTCTAAGCCTTAG
- a CDS encoding chemotaxis protein yields MTQEELDALMSGGVDMDDMSEEDEHTQEDENSQDREDEPSKDPITAGIEAAELPLPATNENKMVHQLDDVTKESEEKASEIFDIIENISSNLMEKEESLNRVSEILHSNIELFTKLSEKFPDVETFQTQLEKNETALNEINGVVEVLQESGDSIMSVMDIMQYQDIHRQKIERVINVMRALSKYMNTLFEGKIDDEKRVSSATHIAGDTHNELASTDDIEALLEQFGKQ; encoded by the coding sequence ATGACGCAAGAAGAACTGGATGCCTTAATGAGCGGTGGTGTGGATATGGATGATATGTCTGAAGAGGATGAGCATACCCAAGAGGATGAAAATTCGCAGGACAGGGAAGATGAACCTTCCAAAGACCCGATAACAGCAGGCATTGAAGCAGCCGAACTTCCTCTTCCTGCGACAAATGAAAACAAAATGGTGCATCAGCTTGACGATGTTACCAAAGAGAGTGAAGAAAAAGCGAGTGAGATTTTTGATATTATCGAGAATATCAGCAGTAATTTGATGGAGAAAGAGGAAAGTCTCAATAGAGTGAGTGAAATTCTTCATTCAAATATAGAATTGTTTACAAAATTATCTGAAAAATTTCCTGATGTAGAAACTTTTCAAACACAGTTGGAAAAAAATGAAACAGCTTTAAATGAAATCAATGGTGTTGTTGAGGTTTTACAGGAGAGTGGAGATTCCATCATGAGTGTTATGGATATCATGCAGTATCAGGATATTCACAGACAGAAAATCGAAAGGGTTATAAATGTAATGCGTGCATTGTCAAAGTATATGAATACACTTTTTGAGGGGAAAATTGATGATGAGAAACGTGTCTCTTCCGCAACGCACATAGCCGGGGATACGCACAATGAGCTGGCTTCTACAGATGATATAGAAGCGCTTTTAGAACAGTTTGGAAAACAATGA
- the hepT gene encoding type VII toxin-antitoxin system HepT family RNase toxin: protein MEILPKLKQLEENIKILEELKQEMQAEDIAANKRYEWELRYGFFESIQIMIDVSCKVTNHFNLGKPQNYRECIELLARFKYLNKVNTPRYIAMIGLGNLLIHEYTTIDTKKLYNFLNSINDFKNFISEIRENISE, encoded by the coding sequence ATGGAAATATTGCCAAAACTCAAACAGCTTGAAGAAAATATAAAAATATTAGAAGAGCTAAAACAAGAAATGCAAGCAGAAGATATCGCTGCCAATAAACGCTATGAATGGGAACTGCGATATGGTTTTTTTGAATCTATACAAATAATGATAGATGTTAGCTGTAAAGTGACAAATCATTTTAACTTGGGAAAGCCCCAAAACTATAGAGAGTGTATAGAACTTCTTGCCAGGTTCAAATATCTCAACAAAGTTAATACCCCAAGATACATTGCAATGATAGGACTTGGGAATCTTCTTATCCATGAATATACAACAATTGACACAAAGAAACTCTATAATTTTTTAAATTCTATAAATGATTTCAAAAATTTTATATCTGAGATAAGAGAAAATATATCTGAATAA
- a CDS encoding type IV pilus modification PilV family protein, with translation MVRRYAFTMIELIFAIVVISITVISLPMMNQAISKGIDTNLVQEAIFASSGKLNEILTYQWDENSTPNNSIYSQVIWTSVNDCNQTTKRRSGHIFEQKHRRCLDNNFSVVQPTAVLGFEATDNGIYNDMDDFNNVSVHLFIDNSGVVTSAEGYKNNYTMEINVSYADFNETTAASKNMKRVDITIKNSDGNITTKLHTYSANIGEVDYAKRSF, from the coding sequence GTGGTAAGAAGATATGCTTTTACTATGATTGAGTTGATTTTTGCTATTGTAGTTATATCTATTACAGTTATATCACTCCCAATGATGAATCAAGCAATATCTAAGGGTATAGACACCAATCTTGTTCAAGAAGCAATTTTTGCCAGTTCTGGCAAACTTAATGAAATTCTGACATACCAATGGGATGAAAATTCTACCCCAAATAATAGTATCTATTCGCAAGTAATTTGGACAAGTGTTAATGACTGTAACCAAACTACAAAACGACGGTCTGGGCATATATTTGAGCAAAAACACAGAAGATGTCTCGACAATAATTTTTCTGTAGTGCAACCAACTGCAGTTTTAGGATTTGAAGCAACTGACAACGGTATTTATAATGATATGGATGATTTTAATAATGTTTCAGTTCATTTATTTATAGACAATAGCGGTGTGGTAACTTCAGCCGAGGGATACAAAAACAACTACACAATGGAGATAAATGTTTCTTATGCAGATTTCAACGAAACGACTGCTGCTAGTAAAAATATGAAAAGAGTTGATATAACAATTAAAAACTCAGATGGTAACATTACAACAAAACTTCATACCTATAGTGCCAATATTGGCGAAGTAGATTATGCTAAAAGGAGCTTTTAA
- a CDS encoding damage-control phosphatase ARMT1 family protein, which yields MTIDNECVGCIINQSVKVADAIGADETLKNRLRTTVESMSKDFSFSKTPPEIAADVYEKMSEIAEKEDLYAEVKELSTKKALSFIPFLKEKLFTCNDKLLTATKIAVAGNVIDLAAQVEFDLQEELEKIFHTEFSHNDFEAFAKVLQTAQNIVVLGDNVGEHIFDSLFIETLQELYPKLTCTYMVRGNPIINDVTCKEAKEAGFDKLCNLVDSGVNTPGFVYNRATKEAQKLFDEADLIISKGMGNYECLSPSHRKNICFLLKVKCNVVANSLGKEIGDIICKLA from the coding sequence ATGACCATAGATAATGAATGTGTCGGATGTATCATTAACCAAAGTGTGAAAGTCGCTGATGCAATTGGTGCAGATGAAACTTTAAAAAACAGACTCAGAACAACTGTGGAAAGCATGAGTAAAGATTTTTCTTTTTCAAAAACGCCTCCGGAAATTGCTGCAGATGTGTATGAAAAAATGTCAGAGATTGCAGAGAAAGAAGATTTATATGCAGAGGTCAAAGAACTCTCAACAAAAAAAGCCCTTTCCTTTATTCCGTTTTTAAAAGAAAAACTCTTTACATGTAATGACAAACTTTTGACAGCCACAAAAATTGCCGTAGCAGGCAATGTGATAGATTTGGCTGCTCAGGTAGAATTTGATTTACAGGAAGAACTTGAGAAAATTTTTCATACAGAATTTTCTCATAATGATTTTGAAGCATTTGCAAAAGTATTGCAAACTGCACAAAACATTGTTGTTCTTGGTGATAATGTCGGAGAACATATTTTTGACTCTTTGTTTATAGAGACTTTACAGGAACTCTATCCGAAACTCACATGTACCTATATGGTACGGGGTAATCCTATAATCAATGACGTTACATGTAAAGAGGCAAAAGAAGCGGGTTTTGACAAACTTTGCAATTTGGTTGACAGTGGTGTTAATACGCCGGGATTTGTATATAACCGTGCAACAAAAGAGGCGCAAAAGCTTTTTGATGAGGCAGATTTGATAATCAGCAAAGGCATGGGAAATTATGAATGTCTCAGTCCGAGTCACAGAAAAAACATCTGTTTTTTACTCAAGGTAAAATGCAATGTTGTTGCCAACTCATTGGGCAAAGAAATCGGTGATATAATTTGTAAACTTGCATAA
- a CDS encoding type II secretion system protein yields the protein MRFKHAAFTMLELVFVIVIMGIIGKFGVEFLAQAYNSFIFSKINHELQSNSEAAVEFIAKRLEGRIKDSVIARTEINGTVVAVADATGDSFTVLEWIASDEDGFRGNSLPNWSGIIDLGSNTSNGNALYSPETNTSAENRLITVLSNNDSNINDGALYFIGSDSDIQSGYGWNGQITDQNRTMHPINNDANISQFIPAAGTGNFHEVYEYYKLSWTANAIVLQNNNLYFYYNYQPWKGEIATDGKRSLLMQNVSTFRFTAIGSIIKIQVCAKSTVLSQDGGDYSLCKEKTVF from the coding sequence ATGCGATTTAAACATGCTGCTTTTACTATGCTTGAGTTAGTATTTGTCATTGTCATCATGGGAATTATAGGAAAATTTGGTGTAGAATTTTTAGCTCAAGCCTACAACAGTTTTATATTTTCAAAAATAAACCATGAACTCCAGTCAAACAGTGAAGCGGCAGTTGAGTTTATAGCCAAACGCTTAGAAGGGAGAATTAAAGACTCTGTAATTGCCAGAACAGAAATAAATGGAACGGTTGTAGCCGTAGCAGATGCAACTGGTGATAGTTTTACAGTACTCGAGTGGATTGCAAGCGATGAAGACGGATTCCGAGGTAATTCTCTTCCAAACTGGAGTGGTATTATAGATTTGGGTTCAAATACAAGTAATGGTAATGCTCTTTATTCTCCCGAAACAAATACATCTGCTGAAAACAGACTTATTACAGTACTCTCTAATAATGATAGTAACATTAATGACGGTGCTCTTTATTTTATAGGATCAGATAGTGATATTCAAAGTGGTTACGGATGGAATGGGCAAATTACTGATCAAAATCGCACAATGCATCCAATTAACAATGACGCCAATATAAGTCAATTTATTCCTGCTGCTGGTACTGGAAATTTTCATGAGGTTTATGAATATTATAAACTTTCATGGACGGCAAATGCAATTGTATTACAAAACAATAACTTATATTTTTACTACAATTACCAACCATGGAAAGGTGAGATAGCCACAGATGGGAAAAGAAGTTTGCTTATGCAAAATGTCAGCACCTTCCGTTTTACCGCCATAGGTTCTATTATAAAGATTCAGGTATGTGCAAAAAGTACTGTACTCAGTCAAGATGGAGGAGATTACTCTTTATGCAAAGAAAAAACAGTATTTTAA
- the purE gene encoding 5-(carboxyamino)imidazole ribonucleotide mutase: MKFVSIVIGSKSDYEVMRSCSDTFEAFGVSYEMVISSAHRSPERTKEYIEEAEKKGAQVFIAAAGMAAHLAGVLSSKTIKPIIGVPMSASALAGIDALLSTVQMPAGMPVATVAIGKAGAINSAYLAMQILALDNEELSIKLKEDRIAKAKKVEMDSLEIETIIK; the protein is encoded by the coding sequence ATGAAATTTGTATCTATAGTAATAGGCTCAAAAAGTGATTATGAGGTAATGCGGTCGTGTTCTGACACATTTGAAGCATTTGGCGTGAGCTATGAGATGGTTATCTCATCAGCGCATCGTTCCCCTGAGCGTACAAAAGAGTACATAGAAGAGGCTGAGAAAAAAGGGGCTCAGGTTTTTATAGCCGCAGCAGGAATGGCCGCGCATCTTGCAGGAGTTTTGAGCTCAAAAACAATCAAACCCATTATAGGTGTACCGATGTCAGCATCTGCACTCGCAGGCATAGATGCACTGCTCTCAACTGTTCAAATGCCTGCCGGAATGCCTGTTGCTACTGTTGCTATAGGCAAAGCAGGAGCGATAAACTCTGCGTATCTTGCTATGCAGATACTCGCACTAGACAATGAAGAACTCAGTATAAAACTAAAAGAAGATCGTATTGCAAAAGCAAAAAAAGTAGAGATGGATTCTTTAGAGATAGAGACTATTATAAAATAG
- the mntA gene encoding type VII toxin-antitoxin system MntA family adenylyltransferase antitoxin: MLIEQIKNILQKYEVIENALLFGSYANNQQHKMSDIDIAVQTTKELDLFEMGEIISDLETQLNNKIDFIILNELYKNSPLLAYNIYLNHIPVFIHNHKKYNIFKENSMHYYFDFKHIIDEQNETFKQRILDGNIAKTQTA, translated from the coding sequence ATGTTGATTGAACAAATAAAAAATATTTTGCAAAAATATGAAGTAATTGAAAATGCTCTTCTTTTTGGATCGTATGCAAACAACCAACAGCATAAAATGAGTGATATCGACATTGCTGTGCAGACTACAAAAGAGTTGGATCTTTTTGAGATGGGAGAAATTATTTCCGATCTTGAAACACAACTTAACAATAAAATAGATTTTATCATCCTAAATGAACTTTATAAAAACTCTCCACTTTTAGCGTACAATATATATTTAAACCATATACCTGTATTTATACATAATCATAAAAAATATAATATTTTTAAAGAAAATTCTATGCACTATTATTTTGATTTCAAACATATTATCGATGAACAAAACGAGACATTCAAGCAAAGGATATTAGATGGAAATATTGCCAAAACTCAAACAGCTTGA
- a CDS encoding DUF3972 domain-containing protein: MKWMSDEEYSQLTGLDITSIEDLIERGKLSVKIEDGIRYIDPSKGATEAVVPAKLKELAKKNTHEMLVQPEFVEKTIGTIINLHEKVLDAKDETLEAVRVENEFLREALASLQELYDEDRKTIHTLQEQLKLSQQEVEFMRRKYKLMWNKAIDEHTGKA; this comes from the coding sequence ATGAAGTGGATGAGCGATGAGGAATATAGTCAACTGACGGGATTGGATATAACTTCTATTGAAGATTTGATTGAGAGGGGTAAATTAAGTGTAAAAATTGAAGACGGCATTCGTTACATTGATCCGTCAAAAGGTGCGACAGAAGCCGTTGTGCCTGCCAAACTTAAGGAACTTGCGAAAAAAAACACCCATGAAATGCTTGTCCAGCCTGAGTTCGTTGAAAAAACCATCGGAACTATCATTAATCTGCATGAAAAAGTTTTGGATGCAAAAGATGAAACACTCGAAGCTGTACGGGTGGAAAATGAGTTTTTACGCGAAGCATTGGCTTCTTTGCAGGAACTGTATGATGAAGACAGAAAAACCATTCATACTCTGCAAGAACAGCTCAAACTTTCACAGCAGGAAGTTGAATTTATGCGCCGCAAATATAAACTTATGTGGAACAAGGCTATTGATGAACATACTGGAAAAGCATGA
- the glyQ gene encoding glycine--tRNA ligase subunit alpha, whose amino-acid sequence MVTFSEMLLKLQEFWMKQGCNIVQPYDIPAGAGTFHPATFLRSLDSTPWATAYVAPSRRPTDGRYGENPNRLGSYYQFQALIKPSPDNIQELYLQSLEYLGLYVAKHDIRFIEDNWESPTLGAWGLGWEVWLNGMEVTQFTYFQQVGGIECDPVAVEITYGTERLAMYLQGVDTVFDIVWNIAPDGSKTLYKDVHKESEIEFSKYNFEVADTAMLFADFNAKSEECLRTLEAGLPLPAYDLCMMASNTFNVLDARKAISQTERQNYILKIRELSKGCAELYKEQEEERNKRVNY is encoded by the coding sequence ATGGTTACTTTTAGCGAAATGTTACTCAAACTACAAGAATTTTGGATGAAGCAGGGGTGTAATATTGTACAGCCTTATGACATTCCTGCAGGAGCGGGAACTTTTCACCCGGCTACATTTTTACGTTCACTTGACTCTACCCCTTGGGCAACGGCGTATGTCGCTCCCTCTCGCCGTCCGACAGATGGCAGATACGGAGAAAATCCAAATCGTCTTGGTTCCTACTACCAGTTTCAGGCACTCATCAAACCCTCACCGGACAATATCCAAGAACTTTACCTGCAATCTTTGGAATATTTGGGACTTTATGTCGCAAAACATGACATTCGTTTTATAGAAGACAACTGGGAGTCCCCGACACTCGGTGCATGGGGGCTTGGCTGGGAAGTATGGCTTAACGGTATGGAAGTGACACAGTTTACTTACTTTCAACAGGTCGGCGGGATAGAGTGTGACCCTGTGGCCGTTGAAATTACCTATGGAACGGAGCGTCTTGCGATGTATTTGCAAGGTGTGGATACTGTTTTTGATATTGTATGGAACATTGCGCCTGACGGCAGTAAAACACTTTATAAAGATGTGCATAAAGAGAGTGAGATAGAGTTTTCAAAATACAACTTTGAAGTAGCCGATACAGCAATGCTTTTTGCCGATTTTAACGCCAAAAGTGAAGAGTGTTTACGAACGCTTGAAGCCGGATTGCCTTTGCCTGCCTATGACTTATGTATGATGGCATCAAATACATTTAATGTTTTAGACGCCAGAAAAGCAATTTCACAGACTGAGAGACAAAATTATATTTTAAAAATTCGTGAACTTTCAAAAGGGTGTGCAGAACTCTATAAAGAACAGGAAGAAGAACGCAACAAAAGAGTGAATTATTAA
- a CDS encoding peptidase U32 family protein: MNKKKVELLSPAGTLEKLKIALDFGADAVYGGVSHFSLRIRSGKEFSFEDFEEGIKYAHERGKKVYATINGFPFNSQLNLLKKHIVKMGELGPDAFIVATPGVLKLCHDLVPDMPLHLSTQANVMNVLDAQIYHEMGATRIITAREISLRDLKEIKAALPDLELEVFVHGSMCFAYSGRCLISTLQSGRVPNRGSCANDCRFPYEIYAANPETGTLFKLEEEAGIGTYIMNSKDLNLASHIKEILDSGAVDSIKIEGRTKTAYYAATTAKAYRMAIDDYYAGKMDTARYQYELHSLQNRGYTDAYLVSRPFEKHDTQSLDFTMQLGTHQVSGVVTADGTHFLCKYKTFPGDEMEVVFPLGSEVQKVDNDIGSTYERDGKIFVKLKQLKAQNGKIWEEIHSGNVNPIELPTKFPPYTFFRIPASADMNTAPKK, translated from the coding sequence ATGAATAAGAAAAAAGTAGAATTGCTGTCTCCTGCGGGAACTCTGGAAAAACTAAAAATTGCACTTGATTTTGGCGCAGATGCTGTTTATGGCGGAGTCAGTCATTTCTCACTGCGTATTCGCTCAGGAAAAGAGTTTAGCTTTGAAGATTTTGAAGAGGGTATAAAATATGCTCATGAACGCGGAAAAAAAGTCTATGCAACGATAAACGGATTTCCGTTTAATTCCCAGCTTAACTTACTGAAAAAACATATTGTAAAAATGGGTGAGCTTGGGCCTGATGCTTTCATCGTGGCAACACCGGGCGTGTTGAAACTGTGCCATGATTTGGTACCGGATATGCCTCTGCATCTCTCAACACAGGCAAATGTCATGAATGTACTTGATGCACAGATTTACCATGAAATGGGTGCGACACGCATTATTACTGCACGAGAAATTTCTTTGCGTGATTTAAAAGAGATTAAAGCGGCTTTACCTGATTTGGAACTTGAAGTTTTTGTGCATGGTTCTATGTGCTTTGCCTACAGCGGACGCTGCCTGATTTCGACACTGCAAAGCGGGCGTGTTCCCAACCGTGGCAGTTGTGCTAACGATTGTAGGTTTCCTTATGAAATTTATGCAGCAAATCCTGAAACAGGTACACTTTTTAAGCTTGAAGAAGAGGCGGGTATCGGTACCTATATTATGAACTCAAAAGATTTGAATCTGGCTTCGCATATAAAAGAGATTTTAGACAGTGGTGCTGTGGATTCCATTAAAATTGAAGGGCGTACAAAAACTGCCTATTATGCGGCCACTACAGCAAAAGCATACAGAATGGCAATAGATGACTACTATGCCGGAAAGATGGACACTGCACGCTATCAGTATGAACTGCACTCTTTGCAAAATCGCGGATACACAGATGCCTATCTTGTATCACGGCCGTTTGAAAAACATGACACACAGAGTCTGGACTTTACGATGCAGCTTGGCACGCATCAGGTCAGTGGTGTTGTCACTGCCGATGGCACACATTTTTTATGTAAATATAAAACATTTCCAGGGGATGAGATGGAAGTTGTTTTTCCTTTGGGCAGTGAAGTGCAAAAGGTTGATAACGATATAGGCTCGACATATGAAAGAGACGGAAAAATTTTTGTGAAACTCAAACAGCTCAAAGCACAAAACGGAAAAATCTGGGAAGAGATTCACAGTGGCAATGTCAACCCGATAGAGTTGCCGACAAAATTTCCACCCTATACATTCTTTAGAATACCGGCGAGTGCTGATATGAATACAGCTCCAAAAAAGTAA
- a CDS encoding outer membrane beta-barrel protein translates to MRKKVKKIILALSLVSCAVMANDTQSLVGIEGGYSSLSYEQNIPYNNDTYTLGSAGVKVGAQNKNYRIFAGARYYNSKNFDYMTTLGVELQYLINVSPTVNCFIGLNAGIINIGFTRNNFSRTISDNYYGGDLGLNFHVAKSIDLELGLRVMDIEAENTQNNITYKFNTLVSGYGSIIYKFQMD, encoded by the coding sequence ATGAGAAAAAAAGTAAAAAAAATAATACTGGCACTGTCTTTGGTTTCATGTGCAGTTATGGCAAATGATACACAATCTCTCGTTGGTATAGAAGGCGGATACAGCAGTCTGAGTTATGAGCAGAATATTCCATACAACAATGACACATATACACTCGGTAGTGCCGGAGTTAAAGTAGGTGCACAAAATAAAAATTATAGAATATTTGCGGGTGCTCGTTATTATAATTCCAAAAATTTTGATTATATGACGACTTTAGGTGTTGAGTTGCAGTATCTTATAAATGTATCTCCGACTGTGAATTGTTTTATTGGTCTGAATGCAGGAATAATCAATATCGGTTTTACAAGAAATAATTTTTCAAGAACGATATCAGATAATTATTATGGTGGAGATTTAGGATTAAATTTCCATGTTGCAAAATCAATAGATTTGGAATTAGGTTTGCGGGTTATGGATATTGAAGCAGAAAATACGCAAAATAATATTACATATAAATTTAACACTTTGGTTTCGGGATATGGCAGTATAATTTATAAATTTCAAATGGATTAG